CATAACATCACTGGAGTTTCATAAAAGAGTGAAGACAGATAATAGATTAAACTCCAGTCTCCTTTCTCTAAAAACatgtttccttgtttcttctGGCATGGTTTCCTCGTGTTTCTGCATACATCCTCGGTCAGAAAGACTAAGACGAAAGGAAAATATGCAAGTGAGGGAAAAGTGGATGCAATTTAAGAGACTCGGGATGTACCCCAGGAAAGTGTGTCGTTTGTCACATGTTATGGCTCCTGAAGTGGACCAGGAAACCcagttgtgtgttgttgtcagcAAGGTTGAGGCAGTTAAGGTAACGATGAGGTTCCCTCATCAGTCCTAACTTCTCTTGAGACCACTACTTAGATGATACCTTACCTGTTGTCCCTTTCAGAGCTCATGCTGTCTGAGCTAACTTTGTAATTCTCAGTGCTCCAGTTCTGCTTTTGAATAATCTGATTCATGAATAGCACAATAGCtaattcatcatcatctgtAGCTTCAGGTGTGTCTTCACTTCTGGAGTTATTGATATCAGACCACTCCAAAATCAACaaatctgctgctctgcattaaACCTGACATGCAGGTGCTGCAaactttttttgtgtctgtatttggtCATAGTAACAGTGAGGCAATAGTGCCACCATGTatccaaacaggaaaacacaacatttccatAGTGCTTCCATCCAGCTCATCATGAATAAGAAATGTAGCACTCTTACTCTCCTCAGGCCTTCAGCAGcaaagggaaagggaaaaacattagaaaaacaaTGCGTTTTATCATTTTTGACACAATGGCACCACATCATTGTTAAAGACTAACAGTTTGAGAAATACTGGGGAGTTGGATGCTTAATTGAATTCAGTGAAAGAGCTGGACATGAGAATTCTGCCAGCCAGTACAGCTGATGTCGGAGTGCATTAAATTTTGCAgtatggttttgtgtgtgtcggTGGTATATTTGACTTTCAGACATGATTGAGTCCTGTAAGTGTTCAGTGGTTGCTAGTGGTGTTTCAACACATTTAGAAACAGGTGATCACCGCCCGGGCTCATTTCCAAATGCACTGCTAAGGGATTATGCACAGGTTAACCACGAGAGTAGGACTAAATTAATTAGTGCTTCTTTTAGCCATGTACCAAGTGGCTTGTGGTGGGCATTTGCTCGGTGGAGCTTGATGGAGTAAATGATTAACcatgtgctggaaaaaaaataattataacATAATTCAGAATACTATGAACAAGGGCCGGTACAGACCAGTCTGTGGAAATCCAGGTTGTAACAACCCCATGCAGAGTATTGATATGGATCCTGTCACCAAGTATCTCTTATACGCATCCCTTTTAATTATCAGGTGTCTCAAATTAAAGAAAGTTGTGCTCTGTTTTCAGGACAACCCATGAGTTCTTATTTGGAGCCTTGGCGGAGCTTGTGGACAATTCAAGGTACCCATAATGACTTTCAATACAGCCTATAATTGTTGACAAATTATGCAGCCTGATATCTGTCTTAGACTCAGTAAAAGTCGTATtaatatatctttttttttttttgttttgttttttcacagagATGCCAATGCCACACGAATAGACATCTACACAGGTACACTTCAGAATAActccaaacactgaaacagacacGTTCTTTCATTGTTCCTGACACCTGACATGACTCTCTCATCTTCCTGCTTCGCCAACAGAGAAAAGGCCAGAGCTGCGGGGCGGCTACATGCTCTGTTTTCTGGATGACGGTATTGGAATGGACCCTAGTAAGTGCAACTTCATTACCAGAGAGATCTCCCCTAGCTagcttttatttcatcattaaaGGTGCTGTGTGTGCGTCCATTGTGAGATTTTGTTGTGATCTGCTGAACTAATTTCTTGTGCTAGATGAGGCAACCCATGTGATTCAGTTCGGAAAGTCAAGCAAACGGTCCCCTGAGTCCACTCAGATCGGACAGTATGGAAACGGACTGAAATCGTAAGACCTTCACCGATTTGTTGTGATTATGACATTCTACATTTGGTCCACTAGTGTTAGAATAATTTTACAtataaatgtctgtgttttcacagcggATCTATGCGTATTGGGAAGGACTTCATCTTGTTCACAAAAAAGGACAACACGCTGACTTGTCTTTTCCTGTCAAGAACTTTCCACGAAGAGGAGGGACTGGATGAGGTCAGAGTCCGATGCTGGGTGCCATTGTTTTTAGAGATGGGAACAAGTAACTTGATGACTAATTGTGCCTAACTGATGGTTCACTTTTTTCAGATCAGACTTTTTGAATAGTTGATAGATATGTATTGTGAATGCACGCGAGCAAATGATGCACAGGATGTGCTACACACCCTATGAATATCAGCACCAAGGCAGCATTTCACACTGTTGCATTGCTAACACAGGTGGCGAGTTCAGCATGACTCTGTATGTATTTCATACAGACCGCACATTTGACTGTCTCTAGAAGATGTGGACTGGGTAATGTTTAACCAAATGAGATCAAACCGATACCCCAGAAACTTTCAGTCAGTGGGTCATTTCATTTGATGAGTTATGAGGCTGCTGCTTAACCTGTGTGGTTTAGTGTTGTGTATTACTTAACCTGTGCTGGCTGTAAGAGATAATTACCTGTTGCAGTTTTTACAAGCAGGGTGAGTTTTCTTGTTTATTATCGTTGAGAGACTTTATTGCAAAAGACTGCAAGTTAATGTTCATTGTTATATCATCATACATGTTCTGTGCCACACAGCCGAGAAGGTGTTAAACTAGATTTTCTTCCCCATGCAGTTACTCAGTCTGTCAACAAGTATGTTATGCCATTACTTATTGGTGAAATCTTAAATATATATGAAGAAGGTTGCTGCTGATGAGGTGTAGTTGgttatgcattttatttatttgacttgTTTACATTAGGATGTTGgtcctctctctccaggtgatagtccccctcccctcctggGATCTGAAGACCAAGGAGCCGCTGACCGCTGACCCAGAAAAATACGCCATAGAGACGGAGCTGATCTTCAAATACTCaccttttaaaaatgaacagcagctgatggagcagTTCAACAAAATAGAAAGTAGCAGTGGTAAGCATGTGAATGATCTCTGTAAGGAGTCTCCTTCTTTTCAGTAAGATTAGTGTTGGGGAATTCAGTGGTTTGTTGATTGGGatgctaatgtttgtgttgtgttttgttgaaagGTACTCTTGTGATCATTTATAATCTGAAGCTGATGGACAACAGAGAACCAGAGCTGGATGTAGAGACAGATCACCAGGACATACTGATGGCTGGGACGCTTGCTGAAGGAGTGTGAGTACTGTGTCGTCAGTGTAGCCTGCTCCATTTAACTGTGCAATGACTAACCCATGGAGAAAGAAATTCTATTTTGTACATTAATGTCATTTGTTTATTAGTTTAGTTTATTGAATTTATTCATATATGTGCTCTCAGGAAGCCAGAGAAGAGGTCGTTCAGGGCGTACGCGGCTGTTTTGTACATTGACCCGCGCATGAGGATTTTTATCCAGGGACATAAAGTCAGGACCAAGAGACTGTCCTGCTGTTTGTATAAACCAAGGTAATATGATTGCACACTTAAACTGTGTCTGCAATACTGTATTCCTGGAACAAGTCtttaatttgctttcttgttttgttcataGAGTTTATAAATACTCGTCGACTCGTTTCAAAACTCGTGCCGAGCAAGAAGTGAAGAAAGCAGATCACCTTGCTAAGATTGGTGAGTCAGTGGTGAAATGAGTGATTTCATGAACCgtttgctttttgttgtgaCTCCCTGGATCTCATCTGTTATCAACGGCGTTATTTGTTTCAGCGGAAGAGAAAGCCCGAGAGGCAGACAGTAAGCGCATAGCTTTGGAGGCCAGGTTAGGAGATGACCTGTCAAAAGATTCACGGGTGAGCACAGAGGATGTTTTGGTTAATTTGTCATGTAAACAAGCTTTTAAACTGAAACTAGCACACAGTTTAATCTAAAGGTGGCCATACACTGCGATTTGATCCCATTTCTGACCCGATTTTTAAGCCACACAACTCAGATTAGAGTCAAGCTGGATTTCTGCTTTGTCGGGTGTCCTTTGCCGTCTAAACTGCGGTCTCCCTttgccctctcctcctcaagGCAATCCTGAGAAAGGTTCAAGATGCAGCCATGATGCTTCAACGGGatgcagaaatgaagaaaaggatTCTTGAAGCTAAGCAGAAGTATGATAGACAAAATATGGAAACCTTTCCTCCTAGTTACAGTTAAAATGAAATTTTTGTTTCACCCCATAGTTTGGTGATTCAATGAAATGTACCTTTTAATATTAGATCTTTTACTGACCAAAAAGGCGAGTGATATGTTCTGTGCTGAGAAGACTAACTCAAAAAGACTGCCCGACAGAATGCTTAATATCAGTCTCCAACACTTTGTTGTTCCTCAGAGCATTAAAGGAGCCCAAGGAGTTGAATTTTATATTTGGAGTAAACATTGAACAGAGGGACCTGGATGGGATGTTTGTGTACAACTGCTCTCGTCTCATCAAGATGTACGAGAAGACAGGGCCCCAGCTGGAGGGTGGCATGTGAGTAATATGCACATGGAGATGTAAAAGTCACAGTGCTTGAATGATCAAGAAAAAGTGCTCTAGTTAtgggatttgtgtgttttagggCCTGTGGAGGTGTGGTTGGAGTAGTGGATGTCCCATATTTAGTTCTAGAGCCTACTCACAACAAACAGGACTTTGCTGACGCTAAGGAGTATCGGCACTTACTGAAATCCATGGGAGAACATTTAGCTCAGTACTGGAAGGACTCTAATATTGGTGAGTTTCCTTACAAGCCTTACATGTCAGTGTCACGGGATTCAAATCACTTTGTACCTGTTGCTAGAAAAGGTTTCAAGCTGAGCAGTTTTCTCATAAACATACCAGCAAAGatacaataaaataatgttgtgtctgtgtctgtgtctatgtgtgtgtgtgtgtgtgtgtgttatgcagCTCAGAAAGGCATAGTGAAGTTCTGGGATGAGTTTGGATATCTGTCTGCCAGCTGGTCTGCACCTCCGTCATCAGAGTCGAGATATAAGCGACGTCGCGCCATGGAGATACCACTTACTATTCAGTGTGGTAAGttacacattcatgcacacacagttacacacatactgtgtctCAACAAACTGAATCTGATTTTGCGGTTTATTTTCAGATAAATGTTTAAAGTGGAGGACGCTGCCATTCCAGATGGACGCTGTGGATAAGCGCTACCCAGACAGTTGGGTGTGTCTCATGAACCCCGACAGCAGCCAGGACAGGTACCCACAGAGACATAGTTACTGTGTACCAGTTCTGTCACtttgtctgtgctgtttcaACATCCTATATATTGCATATTTCAGGTGTGACGCTcctgagcagaaacagaatTTGCCATGTGGTGTTCTGaagaaagacaagcagacagctgaagacaaacagaaagagctggcagagaaaatcaaacagcagcaggagaaactTGAGGCCTTGCAGGTACGTCGTCCTTATCTCTCCTTCAGTCACTCGCTGGTTTGTGTACATCGAGACGcaataaatcacatttatcaTTCCTATCAGAAAACCAGCACCGTCAAATCTGCAGCAGATGTGAAGAAGCTGCCTCTGGAGGTCAGCATGAAACCAACAGAGAGCCCCTCTCAGGTACAAACTGTGCTTCTTGTAGTTCGATTAACTTTGAAGCTCCAATTTTACTTATATTCACTCAACaccttttaatgtgtttattttattctgtgcttgttggtgtctgctttgtttttcattcttcatctcactgaaatgtttgtttgttgtctccttTTCACATACTGTCGGTTCAGGCAACTAGGTCCTCTGAAAGGTCCACAGCACGCCCCCGCTCACCACCGCTCCCAGCTCACCTCAAAAATGCCCAGAGTGCCCCGTCATCCCGCGCAGCTTCTCAGCGTCCCACCCGAACACCTGCCCCTCCACCACCCAGAGTCGAACCGTCCAGgtccagagctgcagcaaagcctcctccacctgcagcaaaGCCTGTATCCAAAGCTACTGCCAAAACACCCCCACCTGGCCGCAGCTCACGGGTGCGTTACATGTTTTAGAAAGTATACCACTAAAACCACAAAGTGCCAGTGAAAGGTTTGTTGGTATAAGTGTTTAAGCTAAATATGGTGATCTGTCTTCTTACACAGACACCTGCCAAAGCATCGCCAGccaaaccagcagctgctgcacaacGCAAGAGGATCATagagcaggaggacagtgaggaggaggaggaagaggaggaggaggaagaagaggacagcgaggaggagagtgaagaggaaaagcCACAGACGAAGAAATCCAAGATGGCCGCAGCAGTCGGTAGCCGTGGCAAAGTGATAGAGAAGGCCACACCTCCCAAACGTAGCAAGTTAGACGAGGTAAACGCACTTTCTCTGGCATCTGGTCAGAGACGTAGAGGCTCAAATTTTTAATTCTACAACTTGTAATATGTCAGTACTGCAAAATAtacacaaagagaacaaaatggcAGCATTAGCAGTGCTGCATAAACCAAAGTGTTCAGCTCAGTCGTGTGAATCAGCCTGCGTCTCAGTGGGGTTTTGTGGTGTAACGTGCTGTGAGGACTGTCCTGTGAtggtgtgtgctgctgtctctTCTGCTGCTTGTTGCCTTTCCTCCATCATTACCACTTGTTTCCCACGAGTGATTAATTTCTATGAAAGGAACAAAAGTGAACAAGAGGAGACAGGAGTGTCTTTTGATTGTTGAAGTGTCCATTAAAACTTAACTCTAACAGTTGATCAGAGGAAAAGGTCATTCAGATTCTGGCCTAAAGTGCAGTGATAAAAGGCACATGCTACCCCATGTGTACATCTATAGGCTGTAACTACCCTTTgccttttgtattttttatatttttatttatttcccatGTCgctgaagtgttttctgattACATACTCTTGTTTCCTTGGACAAGTGTATTCATCAGGAGACTTTGAGGTAAACTTCAGCAGGCGCCGCCTAATTAGCCTCCTACAGTGAGCTGATGACACTGAAAGGCCTCATgtagagaagaaaagaaggaaatgcAGGCTTTCCTGGATGGCTGAGCAGGTTACTGAGCCTCCAATCAGAGCCCCTCTGCTGTTGACTTTGCAGGttaacacacattcacagcctGAGAAGAAGGAGGTTTCTACTCCTACACGGCAGACAACAACCACACCAACCTCTGTCCCAAAATCCATTTCCATGCAACCGCATGGAGCTAAAGCAAAGGTAGCTTTACACGGCCCTTCTCTCTACTACCCTCAAATAAAGCTGAGCTGCATCTGCTCTCACGGCTTCTAGCAGTCTTGACAACTTTCAATCTTTCTGGGTGTATTGTCAGATCATCATTCTCTTGTCTAACAGTCCTCTGAAACTGAAGTTGTCATATTATTCTCTAACTCTCTGCAGTCAAGCATGCCATTCTCACCCAACGCCTGAGGTCTTTGTGGGACTTTCACTCCTTACATTAACAGGAATGCACATCATTTcctttaaatgtcttttcacTAAACAGTGTCTCTCTGACTGCGGTGATggtaattgttttgttttcgcAGGCATCAGAGAAGCCCCCACAGCAGGAACCAGAGAATGACACTAAAAATGCTCAGAAAGGTGAGATGACAGACTGTTCTCTATGAACATGTAACACACAGAACTGGGAAACCAAAGCTCTGAAAGCGAGGAGGAATGTCTGcttctgtttatgtttgtatttattttctacAGATAAGGGTCTGCTGGTTGAAGTACGTGTCAACAAGGAGTGGTACACGGGGAAAGTCATTGCTGTGGAGGCGAATAAACAGACTGTTCGCTGGAAGGTGAAGTTTGACTATGTACCGAGATCCACACCTAAAGACAGATGGTAAGatagtgtgtctgtgttgatgcATTCAGGGTATCATTCGTTAAAATGCCAGATGATGAATATCCTATACTTCTATGTGTGTCTGCGAAGGGTGTTCAAGGGTAGTGATGAAGTCCGGTTGATGCGGCCACCGTCTCCAATCTCTCAGACACCTGACACCCAACAGGAGACCGAGAAGGGGCCGGCACCCATGGAGCCAGACACTACTCAACCAGGAACCAGCCGAGAGGTGACTGACAGTCTGGTCACCATGTTGAGGTGAGCTGATTACAGTGAACTAGTGTTGTTACCACGCGCTTTGTAAATGATGACGGCCAGGGCACGTTCTTCAGGATCGTTCGAAGTCTCAGCGCTATGGTGTGTTCACTGTGGTGTTCGTGTTTCCAGGACAATGCTGCGATACTTCTTCCCTCCTGCTTTTCGGATTCCAAAGGACGATGTTAACAGCATGACGGCTGAAGAGTTGGTGGCCTTTCCTCTGGTAAGATTGATAATAGATGATCTAATAGATCTATCCTTCGACTGGAATTGAACCTAAGAAACATGTAGTTTTCCACTGAAACACCTTGAAATAATACTACTTTACTTGCTCTCACTATTGTGGTATCTTGTCCAGAGTACtcagtgttaatgtgtttcCCCCCTCTATTTAGAAAGAGTATTTCCAGCAGTATGAATCAGGTCTCCAGTCGTTGTGTAACTCGTACCAGAACAGAGCTGATGCCCGGGCCAAAGCTGTGGAAGAGAAGAGCAACAGCACTGAGGTCAAACTGAAGGAGGCGGACGAGAAGTTACAGAAACTACGAACAAACATTGTGGCACTCTTGCAGAAAGTACAAGAGGTAAGACTCACTGCTTCGTCTGAAGTTATTGGTCATTCAAAATACAGCTCTGCCTCTTACCTGCCTGCCACGTGGAGTCTTTGGCATGTAAAAATTGTGCAGTAGGTAAAATTGCTTTTTTACGTTTTTAGGACATtgacataaacacagatgaCGAGCTTGACGCCTACATAGAAGACCTCCTAACCAAGGGTGactgaaaaagacaagagagagaaatacaaaagagagaagaggacatgaacagaaacagtcAGGCAGTTTGCAGCCGTTAACGTGCTGGCGGCTCCCCAAGGACTCGTGAAGATGTGAAGAGTTGGCTGTGAATATTTGGGggtattttcattgttgatccCTCCACTTGTTAAATCAGAGTCTCTTAAGTTTGATCTTTAATTTTGATTGTTCCAGCATTTAGTCAGCACCAGTGCGTTCTTTGAGTTTGGGCAGGTTCTCTGGTGTTTCTACGTTGTTGGTAGCCCTCTGGTTTGTGGTTTTCTCTTTAGTCCTTTTTATATACTTGCTTATATATATGTTAATCTGTGTTTAAGCCATCCTGTCCTGATTGACCTCTCAATTAGCCTGTGTAGGTTTAATACAATTTACGCTCCCTTTATATAGTCAACTAATGCTGTGACAAAGTGCAGACTACATTTGTTGGCGGCACTCAGCACTGCAACCTgtatttaacttttatttttctacactaaaaacacatcagtgttgCCCATTACCTTCTTCCATTCTGGTCTGAGAGCAAACCAGGTTGATATTTTACGGTTGGGTGGTGCATCACACCTACAAACAGAGACTACTTACTGGGTTTTATCAGTATGATTATTCCCGTATATCCCTCCTGAAGTTAAGCTATAACTgttcctgtgtttatttttgaaaggaagaaaaaaaatctcatttaaTTGCGAAAGTTGTGTGTTCATAATTATTCAGTCCCTGGGTTCTCCCTTTTCGAAAGGTTTTTAAGATAtcatggaaatgttttattaaacGGTGcatgctttctgtctttttgttctgtattttggACAAATCTTTCCTTAGAACAATAAAACAGGTTCAGCAACACGTTCGATGAATGTATGTCTGCATTTGTAAATGCTAAATAAGGAAATCTTGGTTAGGGagaaatttacattttagataGTATCCTAAGTAAAAGTTAAAATCAATCTAGGCACAGTAAATACAGCTTTTGAAGGGTAAATTCACCTACATTAAGAactaattttcacattttcctgcAGTGGTTCAGTTTTAGGgtttctgagatttctgccatcaatttaaaaaatgaaggcAAACAGAATTTTGTTCTGAAAGCATTGAAAACTGAAcagcactgtgtttttatgagagCCGTCTGTTGAATTGATTATTCAAAGCAACAGCAACTATTTCTTGAAAGAAATGTTAATTTCGTATGTAAAGCTCCAGTGCTGCGAGAAAGAGATCTCTTACGATCTGAGAGATCTGAGTCAAAACTGTCTTCATGGCACTTGGCTCACATGTTTCCTGAGACGGATCCTCAACAaggtgcttttactttgaaggcgAGGGGTCGTCGGCTGTGGTCAACGTAAACACTGCTGGGCTAAACGCCAGGTAAGActcctgttttttctcctccatccatgAAATGTATAAGTTTGACATGCAGAGGAGTCAGTGTTATCAAAGCAGTTTTCAGTATAAACTGGCTTAAAGTgatttcaaagaaaataaaagcctttgaACTGAGAGCTCGCTAACTGAGCTCAGGTCGCTTCAGACCCAGAGTGAACAGTAAAGCACAGTTTGATGGAGGGGGGCTAGGCTAACAGGGTGCCAACTTGTTGCCTGTATTAACCATTAAACAATAATTAAATCAAGTAAAACGTTGCCGAGCCAAAAGGGACGATAATATCTACACAAACAGGACGTCGACATGGAATGAACTTTGGCCCGCTTTGGTTCGCATGAGTCTGGacgttaacgttagcttacAGGGTCACCGCAGTTTACTGTGGCTGGACGTTTACAAACTGTTGATTAATTAgagaaaatgtgctttcatttgATAGCTACATATCACTTAAAGCAGTTAATTGCAAtgcaaaagaaatcaaattattCGTTTTCTGCTGTCTTTCGTATGTTTTAAGTTATACAGAGAACCAGGTAGAATTAGCTAAATTATCGAGAAAACTCAATGTGGTTTGGTTTGACACCTACACACTGAAAGATGTCTCATGTGGGAATTTTAGCACTCCTGGTTTGAATACACTAAATGCTGTCGAAAAGGTTGAAAAGTTAAAGTGTGAAACGAGAGTGAGAGTTGGAGCTCATAGTAAATCATTATAAACTATCATGTTGAgctaataaatgtaaatattaatgtCGAGCCGCTCATCAATCAACCCCCccacattttctattttgtattttatttccttctatgtctccttttgtATTCCTGAtactattgctgctgcctgtaacactcTAATATCCCCTAGGGTGTATtgataaagtcttatcttaaagCATCATCTGTGAGTGATGGCTGAAATGGTTTGTGATTCTCATCTGCCTGGATTCACTGTAATGTggtacagtgtgtttgtgataaGTCTAATTTGAGAGTAAAGCAGATTTCACAGA
This Chaetodon auriga isolate fChaAug3 chromosome 5, fChaAug3.hap1, whole genome shotgun sequence DNA region includes the following protein-coding sequences:
- the morc2 gene encoding ATPase MORC2 isoform X1, with the translated sequence MAYSNYSNLSRAQLTFEYLHTNSTTHEFLFGALAELVDNSRDANATRIDIYTEKRPELRGGYMLCFLDDGIGMDPNEATHVIQFGKSSKRSPESTQIGQYGNGLKSGSMRIGKDFILFTKKDNTLTCLFLSRTFHEEEGLDEVIVPLPSWDLKTKEPLTADPEKYAIETELIFKYSPFKNEQQLMEQFNKIESSSGTLVIIYNLKLMDNREPELDVETDHQDILMAGTLAEGVKPEKRSFRAYAAVLYIDPRMRIFIQGHKVRTKRLSCCLYKPRVYKYSSTRFKTRAEQEVKKADHLAKIAEEKAREADSKRIALEARLGDDLSKDSRAILRKVQDAAMMLQRDAEMKKRILEAKQKALKEPKELNFIFGVNIEQRDLDGMFVYNCSRLIKMYEKTGPQLEGGMACGGVVGVVDVPYLVLEPTHNKQDFADAKEYRHLLKSMGEHLAQYWKDSNIAQKGIVKFWDEFGYLSASWSAPPSSESRYKRRRAMEIPLTIQCDKCLKWRTLPFQMDAVDKRYPDSWVCLMNPDSSQDRCDAPEQKQNLPCGVLKKDKQTAEDKQKELAEKIKQQQEKLEALQKTSTVKSAADVKKLPLEVSMKPTESPSQATRSSERSTARPRSPPLPAHLKNAQSAPSSRAASQRPTRTPAPPPPRVEPSRSRAAAKPPPPAAKPVSKATAKTPPPGRSSRTPAKASPAKPAAAAQRKRIIEQEDSEEEEEEEEEEEEDSEEESEEEKPQTKKSKMAAAVGSRGKVIEKATPPKRSKLDEVNTHSQPEKKEVSTPTRQTTTTPTSVPKSISMQPHGAKAKASEKPPQQEPENDTKNAQKDKGLLVEVRVNKEWYTGKVIAVEANKQTVRWKVKFDYVPRSTPKDRWVFKGSDEVRLMRPPSPISQTPDTQQETEKGPAPMEPDTTQPGTSREVTDSLVTMLRTMLRYFFPPAFRIPKDDVNSMTAEELVAFPLKEYFQQYESGLQSLCNSYQNRADARAKAVEEKSNSTEVKLKEADEKLQKLRTNIVALLQKVQEDIDINTDDELDAYIEDLLTKGD
- the morc2 gene encoding ATPase MORC2 isoform X2; translation: MAYSNYSNLSRAQLTFEYLHTNSTTHEFLFGALAELVDNSRDANATRIDIYTEKRPELRGGYMLCFLDDGIGMDPNEATHVIQFGKSSKRSPESTQIGQYGNGLKSGSMRIGKDFILFTKKDNTLTCLFLSRTFHEEEGLDEVIVPLPSWDLKTKEPLTADPEKYAIETELIFKYSPFKNEQQLMEQFNKIESSSGTLVIIYNLKLMDNREPELDVETDHQDILMAGTLAEGVKPEKRSFRAYAAVLYIDPRMRIFIQGHKVRTKRLSCCLYKPRVYKYSSTRFKTRAEQEVKKADHLAKIAEEKAREADSKRIALEARLGDDLSKDSRAILRKVQDAAMMLQRDAEMKKRILEAKQKALKEPKELNFIFGVNIEQRDLDGMFVYNCSRLIKMYEKTGPQLEGGMACGGVVGVVDVPYLVLEPTHNKQDFADAKEYRHLLKSMGEHLAQYWKDSNIAQKGIVKFWDEFGYLSASWSAPPSSESRYKRRRAMEIPLTIQCDKCLKWRTLPFQMDAVDKRYPDSWVCLMNPDSSQDRCDAPEQKQNLPCGVLKKDKQTAEDKQKELAEKIKQQQEKLEALQKTSTVKSAADVKKLPLEVSMKPTESPSQATRSSERSTARPRSPPLPAHLKNAQSAPSSRAASQRPTRTPAPPPPRVEPSRSRAAAKPPPPAAKPVSKATAKTPPPGRSSRTPAKASPAKPAAAAQRKRIIEQEDSEEEEEEEEEEEEDSEEESEEEKPQTKKSKMAAAVGSRGKVIEKATPPKRSKLDEASEKPPQQEPENDTKNAQKDKGLLVEVRVNKEWYTGKVIAVEANKQTVRWKVKFDYVPRSTPKDRWVFKGSDEVRLMRPPSPISQTPDTQQETEKGPAPMEPDTTQPGTSREVTDSLVTMLRTMLRYFFPPAFRIPKDDVNSMTAEELVAFPLKEYFQQYESGLQSLCNSYQNRADARAKAVEEKSNSTEVKLKEADEKLQKLRTNIVALLQKVQEDIDINTDDELDAYIEDLLTKGD